From one Rosa rugosa chromosome 4, drRosRugo1.1, whole genome shotgun sequence genomic stretch:
- the LOC133706754 gene encoding COP9 signalosome complex subunit 7-like — protein MEIEQKQAQLIDHFVKQASTLQGSSLVSLIVQLTSHNSLFAFSEILAVPNVLQLQGTEYAVYIDMLRLFAHGTWSDYKSNASLLPPLVPDQINKLKQLTVLSLAEANKVLSYDQLLEQLDLSNVRELEDFLINECMYMGIIKGKLDHLKRSVEVQFAAGRDLKPGQLGNIIETLTDWLATTDNVLLTIEEKIKWADKKCELNATHQKEVKDRVEEVKKSLNHNRLPREYRVEDFMFGEPAGLMDYEEDRTRMKRRRSPRY, from the exons ATGGAGATAGAACAGAAACAAGCccagctgatcgatcactttgTGAAGCAAGCCTCTACTCTCCAAGGCTCTTCTCTCGTCAGCCTCATCGTCCAACTCACCTCTCACAATTCCCTCTTCGCTTTCTCTGAGATTCTGGCCGTCCCCAATGTCCTCCAG CTTCAAGGAACTGAATATGCTGTATACATTGATATGCTTCGCCTCTTTGCTCATGGTACATGGAGCGATTATAAAA GTAATGCTAGCCTTCTTCCACCACTAGTCCCAGATCAAATCAACAAGCTGAAGCAACTTACTGTGCTGTCTCTAGCTGAGGCGAATAAG GTTCTATCCTATGATCAACTCCTTGAGCAACTTGATCTTTCAAATGTACGTGAACTTGAAGACTTTCTTATCAATGAATGCATGTATATG GGCATAATCAAAGGGAAGTTGGATCATTTGAAAAGATCTGTTGAG GTTCAGTTTGCAGCTGGGAGGGATCTGAAACCTGGACAGCTTGGGAATATAATAGAGACCTTAACGGATTG GTTAGCCACTACCGACAATGTACTTCTCACAATTGAGGAGAAGATCAAATGGGCAGATAAGAAGTGTGAGTTGAATGCAACACACCAAAAGGAAGTCAAGGACAGAGTAGAAGAAGTGAAGAAGTCTCTTAATCACAACAGG TTGCCTCGTGAATACCGTGTTGAAGACTTTATGTTTGGTGAACCAGCTGGATTAATGGACTATGAAGAAGATCGAACCCGAATGAAGAG GAGAAGGTCGCCAAGATATTGA